The following proteins are co-located in the Desulfobaccales bacterium genome:
- a CDS encoding N-acyl homoserine lactonase family protein, with protein MAVYHLHPLVVGINETDQGIMTYLKGYGKRIYLPIYVFYLEGGPERILVDTGMEQFMVPPGAEEELGLEILEFEDALAKFGLKPEDIDIIIHTHLHNDHCENDYKCTNARVYVQKREYEFFKNPHPVDHRYFPDLLDENEVVTVDGDAEIVPGIRVVLTPGHTVGGQSVVVDTPKGRAVITGFCCNDQNFPSSGPVVPPGVHLNLLEAYESAQRVRELGDILIPIHDLSVGRRRTIPED; from the coding sequence ATGGCGGTTTACCATCTCCACCCCCTGGTGGTGGGCATCAACGAGACCGACCAGGGCATCATGACCTACCTCAAGGGCTACGGCAAACGGATTTACCTGCCCATCTATGTCTTTTATCTGGAAGGCGGGCCCGAGCGCATCCTGGTGGACACCGGCATGGAGCAGTTCATGGTGCCCCCGGGCGCAGAAGAGGAGCTGGGCCTGGAAATCCTGGAATTCGAGGACGCCCTGGCCAAATTCGGGCTCAAACCTGAGGACATCGACATCATCATCCACACCCATCTCCACAACGATCACTGCGAAAACGATTACAAATGCACCAACGCCCGGGTCTATGTGCAAAAGCGAGAGTATGAGTTTTTCAAAAACCCCCACCCGGTGGACCACCGCTATTTCCCGGATCTGCTGGATGAGAATGAGGTGGTGACGGTGGACGGGGACGCGGAGATCGTCCCCGGCATCCGGGTGGTCCTCACTCCCGGCCACACCGTGGGGGGCCAATCCGTGGTGGTGGACACCCCCAAGGGCCGGGCGGTGATCACCGGCTTTTGCTGCAATGACCAGAATTTCCCGAGCTCCGGGCCGGTGGTGCCGCCAGGCGTGCACCTCAATCTCCTGGAGGCCTACGAGAGCGCCCAGCGGGTCCGGGAGTTGGGGGACATCCTCATCCCCATCCACGACCTGAGCGTGGGCCGGCGGCGCACCATCCCCGAGGACTGA
- a CDS encoding phenylacetate--CoA ligase, with product MYWNPEVETLAPEKLRELQLERLKATVARAYQSPFYRERLSEAGLRPEDIQSLEDVRRLPFTVKDDLRARGPDFLTVPKERLVRLHASSGTTGQATVIYYTRADIEAWADLVARSMYMTGVRPGDVFQNMMGYGLFTGGLGFHYGGERLGCLTIPAGAGNSRRQVQLMQQFQTTVLHIIPSYALYLLNVFAEMGVDPKELPLRIAFIGAEPHTEDMRRRIEAAYGLKAYNSYGLSEMNGPGVAFECPEQNGMHVWEDAFLLEVVEPKTLEPLPPGVVGELVFTNLTREGMPLIRYRTRDLASYEETPCPCGRAMRRLSRIQGRTDDMIIIKGVNIFPMQIEKVLMALPEVHTNYLVELSRRDYNDIMTVKVEVKESFFKEDLKYLTGLRKRITEALKSELLVTPVVELVEPNTLPVSEGKALRIVDRRQEA from the coding sequence GTGTATTGGAACCCTGAGGTGGAAACCCTGGCCCCGGAGAAGCTCCGGGAGCTGCAGCTGGAGCGCCTGAAGGCCACCGTGGCCCGGGCGTACCAGTCCCCCTTTTACCGGGAGCGGCTCAGTGAGGCCGGCCTCCGGCCGGAGGATATCCAGAGCCTGGAGGATGTCCGGCGTCTGCCTTTCACCGTCAAAGACGACCTGCGGGCCCGGGGGCCGGATTTTCTCACCGTGCCCAAAGAGCGCCTGGTGCGCCTGCATGCCTCCTCGGGCACCACCGGCCAGGCCACGGTCATCTATTACACCCGAGCCGACATCGAGGCCTGGGCCGATCTGGTGGCCCGCTCCATGTACATGACCGGGGTCCGGCCCGGGGACGTCTTCCAGAACATGATGGGCTACGGCCTCTTTACCGGGGGCCTGGGGTTCCATTACGGCGGCGAGCGCCTGGGCTGCCTCACCATCCCCGCCGGCGCCGGCAACAGCCGCCGCCAGGTGCAGCTCATGCAGCAGTTTCAGACCACGGTGCTGCACATCATCCCCAGCTACGCCCTGTATCTCCTCAACGTCTTTGCCGAGATGGGGGTGGACCCCAAAGAGCTCCCCCTACGCATCGCCTTCATCGGCGCCGAGCCTCACACCGAGGACATGCGCCGGCGCATTGAGGCGGCCTATGGCCTCAAGGCCTACAACTCCTACGGCCTCTCGGAGATGAACGGCCCGGGCGTGGCCTTTGAGTGCCCGGAGCAAAACGGCATGCACGTCTGGGAGGATGCCTTCCTCCTGGAGGTGGTGGAGCCGAAGACGCTGGAGCCTCTGCCCCCCGGGGTGGTGGGGGAGCTGGTGTTCACCAACCTCACCCGGGAGGGCATGCCGCTCATCCGTTACCGCACCCGGGACCTGGCCTCCTACGAGGAGACCCCCTGCCCCTGCGGCCGGGCCATGCGGCGCCTCTCCCGCATCCAGGGCCGCACCGACGACATGATCATCATCAAGGGGGTCAACATCTTCCCCATGCAGATCGAGAAGGTGCTCATGGCCCTGCCCGAGGTGCACACCAATTACCTGGTGGAGCTCAGCCGCCGGGATTACAACGACATCATGACCGTCAAGGTGGAGGTGAAGGAGAGCTTCTTTAAGGAGGACCTGAAGTATCTCACCGGCCTGAGAAAGCGCATCACCGAGGCCTTGAAGAGCGAGCTTCTGGTCACTCCGGTGGTGGAGCTGGTGGAGCCCAACACCTTGCCGGTGAGCGAAGGCAAGGCCTTGAGGATCGTGGACCGGCGGCAGGAGGCGTGA
- the rlmD gene encoding 23S rRNA (uracil(1939)-C(5))-methyltransferase RlmD, producing MGFLRMPDLNLPMTSQLDAPPLAPGSELELTPERLAYGGPALARVGGLVVFVDRALPGQRLRVVITRRHRRYLEARILQVLEQSPHFTPPFCRHFGVCGGCHWQHLAYAEQVRWKGRHLEECFTHLGQVAPREFLPPVPSPRERHYRNKMTFAFGPGGPAEKGFILGLHRWDHPGEIFPLEECHLLSPAALELVLQLREVCRRLGFGAYEPRTGQGLLHSLVVREGRRTGQRLLHLVTAGKAQDKGMARLAEELRRLAPGLTTLAHSHHPGRPRGPQPPPARILLGPGYLEEELAGLRLRVSPESFLQPNTEAAERLYEAIRERGEFTGQDTVWDLYCGAGGIALALAPHVRQVVGFELSSRAVADARVNARLNHQDKCRFVAGDLARTLGAALKDPTLLRPEVVVADPPRAGLHPAVAALLQELAPRRLILVSCHPATLARDLSRLSDAYEVETAQAFDFFPHTPHLEALVTLRRL from the coding sequence GTGGGCTTCCTGCGGATGCCCGACCTGAACCTGCCCATGACCTCCCAGCTTGATGCCCCGCCTCTGGCCCCAGGAAGCGAACTGGAGCTCACCCCGGAGCGGCTGGCCTATGGCGGCCCGGCCCTGGCCCGGGTGGGCGGCCTGGTCGTCTTCGTGGACCGGGCCCTTCCCGGCCAGCGCCTGAGAGTGGTGATCACCCGGCGGCACCGGCGTTACCTGGAGGCCCGGATCCTTCAGGTGCTGGAGCAATCGCCCCACTTTACGCCTCCCTTTTGCCGCCACTTCGGGGTCTGCGGCGGCTGCCACTGGCAGCACCTGGCCTATGCGGAGCAGGTGCGCTGGAAGGGCCGCCATCTGGAGGAATGCTTCACGCATCTGGGCCAGGTGGCCCCTCGGGAATTTCTGCCGCCGGTGCCCTCCCCCCGGGAGCGCCACTACCGCAACAAGATGACCTTTGCCTTCGGCCCCGGCGGGCCGGCGGAGAAAGGTTTCATTCTGGGCCTGCACCGCTGGGACCACCCCGGCGAGATCTTCCCCTTAGAGGAGTGTCACCTGCTCTCGCCTGCGGCCCTGGAGCTGGTGCTTCAGCTGCGGGAGGTCTGTCGCCGCCTGGGTTTTGGGGCCTATGAGCCCCGCACCGGCCAGGGGCTGCTGCACTCCCTGGTGGTGCGGGAGGGCCGGCGCACCGGGCAGAGGCTTCTCCATCTCGTCACCGCCGGCAAGGCCCAGGATAAGGGCATGGCTCGCCTGGCAGAGGAATTGCGCCGCCTGGCTCCCGGCCTCACCACCCTGGCCCATTCGCATCACCCCGGCCGGCCCCGGGGACCGCAGCCGCCTCCGGCCCGCATCCTCTTGGGCCCGGGGTATCTGGAGGAGGAGCTGGCGGGCCTGCGCCTCCGGGTTTCCCCCGAATCTTTCCTGCAACCCAACACCGAGGCGGCGGAACGGTTGTATGAAGCCATCCGGGAGCGAGGCGAGTTTACCGGCCAGGACACGGTCTGGGACCTGTATTGCGGCGCCGGCGGCATCGCCCTGGCCCTGGCCCCCCACGTACGCCAGGTGGTGGGCTTTGAACTCTCTTCCCGGGCGGTGGCGGATGCCCGCGTCAATGCCAGGCTGAATCATCAGGACAAGTGCCGCTTTGTGGCCGGGGACCTGGCCAGGACCCTGGGCGCCGCCCTGAAAGACCCCACCTTACTGCGGCCGGAGGTCGTGGTAGCCGATCCGCCCCGGGCCGGCCTGCACCCGGCGGTGGCGGCTCTTCTCCAGGAGCTGGCCCCGCGGCGCCTGATCCTGGTCTCCTGCCATCCCGCCACCCTGGCCCGGGACCTGTCCCGGCTCAGCGATGCTTATGAGGTGGAGACGGCCCAGGCCTTTGACTTCTTTCCCCATACCCCTCATCTGGAAGCCCTGGTGACGCTCAGGCGGCTTTAA
- the chrA gene encoding chromate efflux transporter, translated as MNPRTPGLARLFGTFLSLGLTAFGGLAMIEPLRRRVVEDKGWLGQRDFLDGVAFCQVLPGATVVQLATYVGQRLRGPAGALAAAAGFILPAFVLMTGLTGLYVRFGHLPWVQVLSRGLNAAVIALLLQVLWRLGRDFCRSWPDLVLAAAALGAFAARLNYLAVFLGAGLVRLALASAREPRPEAASGRPAPKGSLRELGVVMALVAGAGGLWLGLRQLSPLLAQLAALMAKVGLISFGGGYVMIPVLQREVVEHLQWLTLPQFLDGLLLSYVTPGPLLILAAFTGFLVQGPAGAAVATVAIFLPPILMVVGLSPLYEQVKSSPRVRPFIRGVLAALAGMLTWTTLTLALPTLTDLRTWALMLGAAWALIAWEVNLLWVIAAVAAMSLLIF; from the coding sequence GTGAATCCCCGCACCCCCGGTCTGGCCCGCCTCTTCGGCACTTTCCTCTCCCTGGGCCTCACCGCCTTCGGCGGGCTGGCCATGATCGAGCCTTTGCGCCGCCGGGTGGTGGAGGACAAAGGGTGGCTGGGCCAGCGGGATTTTCTGGACGGGGTGGCCTTCTGCCAGGTGCTCCCCGGGGCCACGGTGGTGCAGCTCGCCACCTATGTGGGGCAGCGCCTGCGGGGGCCCGCCGGAGCCCTGGCCGCGGCCGCCGGCTTCATCCTGCCGGCCTTTGTCCTCATGACCGGCCTCACCGGGCTCTATGTGCGCTTCGGCCACCTCCCCTGGGTCCAGGTCCTTTCCCGGGGTCTGAATGCCGCGGTCATTGCCCTCCTCCTCCAGGTCCTCTGGCGGCTGGGGCGAGACTTCTGCCGCTCCTGGCCGGACCTGGTTCTGGCGGCGGCGGCCCTGGGAGCCTTTGCCGCCCGGCTGAATTACCTGGCGGTGTTTTTGGGGGCCGGGCTGGTGCGCCTGGCGCTGGCCTCGGCGAGGGAACCAAGGCCAGAAGCGGCTAGCGGCAGGCCTGCCCCTAAGGGCTCTCTCCGGGAGCTGGGGGTGGTTATGGCCCTGGTGGCCGGGGCCGGCGGGCTCTGGCTGGGACTGAGGCAGCTCTCTCCCCTCCTGGCCCAGCTGGCGGCCCTCATGGCCAAGGTGGGCCTCATCAGTTTCGGCGGGGGTTATGTGATGATCCCGGTGCTTCAGCGGGAGGTGGTGGAGCACCTTCAGTGGCTCACCCTGCCCCAGTTCCTGGACGGCCTGCTCCTAAGCTATGTGACGCCCGGCCCCCTCCTCATTCTGGCGGCCTTCACGGGCTTTCTCGTTCAAGGCCCGGCGGGCGCGGCGGTGGCCACCGTGGCCATTTTTCTCCCCCCCATCCTCATGGTGGTGGGCTTGAGCCCCTTATATGAGCAGGTGAAATCCAGCCCCCGGGTGCGGCCCTTCATCCGGGGAGTGCTGGCGGCCCTGGCGGGCATGCTGACCTGGACCACGCTCACCTTGGCCCTGCCCACCCTGACGGATCTCAGGACCTGGGCCCTCATGCTGGGGGCCGCCTGGGCCCTCATTGCCTGGGAGGTGAACCTCCTGTGGGTCATTGCCGCAGTGGCCGCCATGTCGTTGCTGATTTTTTGA
- a CDS encoding NAD+ synthase has product MRLTVAQVNPTVGDIAGNLAKLQDVLAQVPADCDLIVFPELYIVGYPPRDLLERPALLEGVERALAELKGLSGRYPDLGLLVGAPRSTGQPRGKGMYNSALLFYQGQVVGCRDKTLLPSYDVFDETRYFDPSPVIKPVPFKGVRLGITICEDAWAQEESWCSRLYSHDPVRLLAEQGSEIFINLSASPFQVGKEEVRYRLMGRHARKYGRPFVYVNQVGGNDELIFDGRSLAFDSRGDLLAVLPAFEEAVVTVDLTRAGTPGLYEPQEPIASVCDALILGLRDYLRKCGFRQVVVGLSGGVDSAVVATVAVKALGPENVLGVAMPSPYSSPASLADARTLAANLGIELKVVPITPIYEAYKRSLGEHFPVEPIDVTLENIQARIRGNILMAFSNRFGHLVLSTGNKSELAVGYCTLYGDMSGGLALLADVPKTMVYELARYLNRERPLIPESILTKVPSAELRPDQKDQDTLPPYEILDQIIQLYLVESRSAQEIIAQGFAPETVRWVIKAIDHNEYKRRQAAPGLRVTSKAFGMGRRYPIAAKYYDY; this is encoded by the coding sequence ATGCGCCTCACTGTGGCCCAGGTGAATCCCACCGTGGGCGATATCGCCGGCAACCTGGCCAAACTCCAGGACGTGCTCGCCCAGGTGCCCGCCGACTGCGATCTCATCGTCTTCCCGGAACTGTATATAGTAGGTTATCCTCCCCGGGACCTTTTAGAGCGCCCGGCCTTGCTGGAGGGAGTGGAGCGGGCGCTGGCGGAGCTGAAGGGGCTGTCGGGGCGATACCCGGATCTGGGCCTCTTGGTGGGCGCCCCCCGCTCCACCGGCCAGCCCCGGGGCAAGGGAATGTATAATTCCGCCCTGCTCTTTTACCAGGGCCAGGTGGTGGGCTGCCGGGACAAGACGCTGCTCCCCTCCTACGACGTCTTTGACGAGACCCGCTATTTTGACCCCTCGCCGGTCATCAAGCCCGTGCCCTTCAAAGGGGTACGGCTGGGGATCACCATCTGCGAGGATGCCTGGGCCCAGGAGGAGAGCTGGTGCTCCCGGCTGTATTCCCACGACCCGGTGCGCCTGCTGGCGGAGCAGGGAAGCGAAATCTTCATCAACCTGTCTGCTTCCCCTTTTCAGGTGGGCAAGGAAGAGGTGCGTTACCGCCTCATGGGCCGCCACGCCCGCAAGTACGGCCGCCCCTTTGTGTATGTGAATCAGGTGGGGGGCAACGACGAGCTCATCTTCGACGGCCGCAGCCTGGCCTTCGACAGCCGGGGGGACCTATTGGCGGTGCTGCCGGCCTTTGAAGAGGCGGTGGTGACGGTGGACCTGACCCGGGCCGGCACTCCGGGCCTGTACGAGCCCCAGGAACCCATCGCCTCGGTGTGCGACGCTTTGATCCTGGGCTTGAGGGATTACCTGCGCAAATGCGGCTTTCGGCAGGTGGTGGTGGGCCTCTCCGGCGGGGTGGATTCCGCAGTGGTGGCCACGGTGGCGGTCAAGGCCCTGGGACCGGAGAACGTCCTGGGGGTGGCCATGCCCTCCCCTTATTCCTCCCCCGCCTCCCTGGCAGACGCCCGCACCCTGGCCGCCAACCTGGGGATTGAGCTCAAGGTGGTGCCCATCACCCCCATTTATGAGGCCTATAAAAGGAGCCTGGGGGAGCACTTCCCGGTGGAGCCCATCGACGTCACCTTGGAGAACATCCAGGCCCGCATCCGGGGCAACATTCTCATGGCCTTCTCCAACCGCTTCGGGCACCTGGTGCTCTCCACCGGCAACAAAAGCGAGCTGGCGGTGGGCTACTGCACCCTGTACGGCGACATGAGCGGCGGGCTGGCACTCCTGGCGGACGTGCCCAAGACCATGGTCTATGAGCTGGCCCGCTACCTCAACCGGGAGCGGCCCCTCATCCCTGAGTCCATCCTCACCAAAGTGCCCTCCGCGGAACTGCGCCCCGATCAGAAGGACCAGGACACCCTGCCGCCCTATGAGATCCTGGACCAGATCATCCAGCTTTACCTGGTGGAGTCCCGCTCGGCCCAGGAGATCATCGCCCAGGGGTTTGCGCCGGAGACGGTGCGCTGGGTGATCAAGGCCATCGACCACAACGAATACAAGCGCCGCCAGGCGGCCCCGGGTCTCAGGGTCACCTCCAAGGCCTTCGGCATGGGCCGCCGCTATCCCATCGCCGCCAAATATTATGATTATTGA
- the def gene encoding peptide deformylase, which yields MTVLPIRLYPDPVLLTPAREITDINGELQALIDAMAATMYHAPGLGLAANQVGELKRLIVFDVDQKEGSPRLQVLINPVLTAQEGEIVYNEGCLSVKDFSAEVRRAARVCVEGFDREGRPVCLEAEGLLAIVLQHELDHLEGKLFLDRISRLKKNLYIRRLKKQQREAAA from the coding sequence ATGACCGTGTTGCCCATCCGCCTCTATCCTGATCCGGTGCTGTTGACCCCGGCCCGGGAGATCACCGATATCAACGGGGAGCTGCAGGCCCTCATTGACGCCATGGCGGCCACCATGTATCACGCCCCGGGCCTGGGGCTGGCCGCCAACCAGGTGGGGGAGCTCAAGCGCCTCATCGTCTTTGACGTGGACCAGAAGGAGGGCTCGCCCCGCCTGCAGGTGCTCATCAACCCGGTCCTCACGGCCCAGGAGGGGGAGATCGTCTATAATGAAGGCTGCCTGTCGGTGAAGGACTTTTCCGCCGAGGTGCGCCGGGCCGCCCGGGTGTGCGTGGAGGGCTTCGACCGGGAGGGCCGCCCCGTTTGTCTGGAGGCGGAGGGGCTCCTGGCCATTGTGCTGCAGCATGAGCTGGATCACCTGGAGGGCAAGCTCTTCCTCGACCGCATCAGCCGCCTGAAAAAGAATCTGTACATAAGGCGGCT
- the meaB gene encoding methylmalonyl Co-A mutase-associated GTPase MeaB: MENTADLVQRILSGEVRAAARLMRDLDDGLPEAREVLKQLYPHSGRAHIVGLTGSPGVGKSTLTDRLIQHLRAQGKTVGVVAVDPTSPFSGGAILGDRIRMQRHATDEGVFIRSLATRGHFGGLTASARAVITVLDAMGKDYVLVETVGVGQDEVEIAGTADTTVVVTVPGLGDDIQALKAGLLEVADILVVNKADREGADRTVQDLLLMVDMRRGGKESQGWVPQVIRTQAKDDLGIEELLAAIEEHRHYLTQAGGAALLAARRQRLRQEFLELVKEGVAELLLRRLLKDGRLEAILDDLLARRTDPYSASEAVVSRLAAACSE; the protein is encoded by the coding sequence ATGGAAAACACTGCTGACCTGGTCCAGCGCATCCTCTCCGGGGAGGTCCGGGCCGCGGCCCGGCTGATGCGGGATCTGGACGACGGCCTCCCTGAGGCCCGGGAGGTCCTGAAACAACTTTACCCCCACAGCGGCCGGGCCCACATTGTCGGGCTCACCGGCTCTCCGGGGGTGGGGAAAAGCACCCTGACCGACCGCCTCATTCAGCATCTGCGGGCCCAAGGCAAGACCGTGGGGGTGGTGGCGGTGGACCCCACCAGCCCTTTCTCCGGCGGGGCCATCTTGGGGGACCGCATCCGCATGCAGCGCCACGCCACCGATGAAGGGGTGTTCATCCGCTCCCTGGCCACCCGGGGGCATTTCGGCGGCCTCACCGCCTCGGCCCGGGCGGTGATCACCGTGCTGGACGCCATGGGCAAGGACTATGTGCTGGTGGAGACCGTGGGGGTGGGCCAGGACGAGGTGGAGATCGCCGGCACCGCCGACACCACCGTGGTGGTCACCGTGCCGGGCTTGGGGGACGATATCCAGGCCCTGAAGGCGGGGCTCCTGGAGGTGGCGGACATCCTGGTGGTGAACAAGGCCGACCGGGAGGGCGCGGACCGCACTGTCCAGGACCTGCTCCTCATGGTGGATATGCGCCGGGGGGGAAAGGAGTCCCAGGGCTGGGTGCCCCAGGTCATCCGCACCCAGGCCAAGGATGACCTGGGCATCGAGGAGCTCCTCGCCGCCATCGAGGAACACCGGCACTACCTTACCCAGGCCGGGGGCGCGGCGCTCCTGGCGGCCCGGCGGCAGCGCCTGCGCCAGGAATTCCTGGAGCTGGTGAAAGAAGGAGTGGCCGAGCTCCTCCTCCGCCGCCTTCTCAAGGACGGCCGCTTGGAGGCGATCCTGGACGACCTCCTGGCCCGGCGCACCGATCCTTATAGCGCCAGCGAAGCGGTGGTGTCCCGGCTGGCGGCCGCCTGTTCGGAATAA
- a CDS encoding periplasmic heavy metal sensor: MARLLRQHGSLVALAALLVVALAWPAAAQPGRGRGMMAQLTPEQAAQVFDLRQKFMNDTAALRKEMFVKRAELMALWQAENPDEKAITAKLKELNALKGQLIEKGVAHRLALKKIAPQAAMWGMGGGWGCGMGMGMGKGWGMGPGMGRGMGPGPMSPPGPGPRSDVDLGFGEEVLAFEPGLE, translated from the coding sequence ATGGCAAGACTTTTGCGGCAGCATGGCTCTCTTGTGGCCCTGGCGGCCCTGCTGGTGGTGGCGCTGGCCTGGCCGGCGGCAGCCCAACCCGGCCGCGGCCGGGGCATGATGGCCCAGCTCACCCCGGAGCAGGCGGCCCAGGTCTTTGACCTGCGCCAGAAGTTCATGAACGACACCGCCGCCCTGCGCAAGGAGATGTTCGTCAAGCGGGCCGAGCTCATGGCCCTGTGGCAGGCGGAGAACCCGGACGAGAAGGCCATTACCGCCAAGCTGAAGGAGCTCAACGCCCTGAAGGGCCAACTGATTGAAAAGGGCGTGGCCCATCGCCTGGCCCTGAAGAAGATCGCCCCCCAGGCGGCCATGTGGGGCATGGGCGGCGGCTGGGGTTGCGGTATGGGCATGGGCATGGGTAAAGGCTGGGGCATGGGCCCGGGAATGGGCCGCGGCATGGGTCCGGGACCGATGTCTCCTCCCGGACCAGGTCCCAGAAGTGACGTGGATTTAGGGTTTGGAGAAGAGGTTCTGGCCTTCGAACCCGGCCTGGAATAA